The proteins below come from a single Anaerobacillus alkaliphilus genomic window:
- the phnE gene encoding phosphonate ABC transporter, permease protein PhnE — MTTLERQLHAAPRHHRYVLTVTFIVMILFTWSVTAISFKSVDETGLKIASNIFKGLLNPDLNLLFNFSTQSVPYLLVETVAIAFLGTIVGAILAIPLAFLAATNIVPRPVSWVTRLLLIFIRTIPALVYGLMFIRVTGPGPFAGVLTIGISSIGMLSKLYVDSIEEIDTKVLESMTSIGCTTFEKIRYGIIPQLLSIFMSIMIYRFDMNMRDASVLGLVGAGGIGAPLIFAMRGYKWDQVGSILIGLVILILIIELVSNKLRSKLVKG; from the coding sequence ATGACAACATTAGAAAGGCAGTTGCATGCTGCGCCAAGGCATCACCGTTATGTGTTAACCGTAACATTCATCGTCATGATCCTTTTTACGTGGTCAGTGACCGCAATTAGCTTTAAAAGTGTAGATGAGACTGGTCTTAAGATCGCCTCTAATATTTTTAAGGGGCTCCTCAATCCAGATCTAAATTTATTATTTAATTTCTCAACTCAAAGTGTCCCTTATTTGCTAGTAGAAACTGTCGCGATCGCTTTTCTAGGAACGATCGTCGGCGCTATTTTAGCTATCCCATTAGCCTTTTTGGCAGCTACAAATATCGTACCTAGACCAGTTTCCTGGGTAACGAGACTTTTACTTATTTTTATTCGAACGATCCCTGCACTAGTTTATGGGTTAATGTTTATACGTGTAACAGGTCCAGGACCTTTTGCAGGTGTTTTAACAATCGGTATATCATCTATAGGTATGCTTTCGAAGCTATATGTTGACTCAATTGAAGAGATCGATACAAAAGTGTTAGAGTCAATGACTTCGATTGGATGTACAACGTTTGAGAAAATTCGTTACGGCATTATCCCACAACTATTATCGATATTCATGTCAATCATGATCTACCGTTTTGATATGAATATGCGTGATGCTTCTGTTCTTGGTTTAGTTGGTGCAGGAGGAATTGGGGCACCTCTTATCTTCGCAATGAGAGGGTATAAGTGGGATCAAGTAGGATCGATTTTGATTGGATTGGTTATTCTCATTTTAATCATTGAGTTAGTCTCTAATAAACTTCGATCAAAGTTAGTAAAAGGGTAA
- a CDS encoding AI-2E family transporter, with amino-acid sequence MYKKVLKIGSIIIMLFVIIYLGSLISWVFRPLVVFVQTLFLPILLAGIMYYLFRPLVTLLSKKMPRALAILLLYVGLIALGIGVISFIGPELQKQFTNLIVSMPVIIAELQLLITNLQQNELVVRFGLSEVFSIEDYIEQIGLVVGGLVGDIFTRSVGIIGTVFSALLLLFIVPFILFYLLKEGERLPKYFLKFFAEDKQDEIKPILTNMDKTLSSYIQGVLIVCSFIGVLYYIGFTSIGLEYALVLAIFGMITNVIPYLGPWIGAIPSVTVALLHSPMMALFVLIIVVVIQQIESIFVQPQIIGKKMSLHPVTVMALVLVAGRFIGIVGMILVIPIYAIGKVIVTHLYRLWKVKEEGKRNDMNESV; translated from the coding sequence GTGTATAAAAAGGTCTTAAAGATTGGTTCAATTATTATCATGCTATTTGTAATTATTTACTTAGGTAGTCTAATAAGTTGGGTGTTCAGACCTCTTGTCGTTTTCGTACAGACTTTATTTCTTCCAATACTTTTAGCGGGAATTATGTATTACCTATTTAGACCGCTAGTGACCTTGTTGAGTAAAAAGATGCCAAGGGCTTTGGCCATCTTGTTATTATATGTTGGTTTAATTGCGCTGGGAATAGGAGTAATTTCTTTCATTGGTCCAGAATTGCAGAAGCAGTTTACGAATTTAATTGTCAGTATGCCTGTCATCATTGCTGAACTCCAGTTGTTAATTACCAATTTGCAGCAAAATGAACTAGTCGTAAGATTTGGCCTATCAGAAGTATTTTCCATTGAAGATTATATTGAACAAATTGGACTCGTGGTTGGGGGTCTAGTTGGAGATATATTTACTAGAAGTGTAGGGATCATCGGTACAGTATTTAGCGCTTTGTTATTACTATTTATCGTTCCTTTCATCCTTTTTTATCTGTTAAAAGAGGGAGAAAGACTTCCGAAGTACTTCCTGAAATTTTTTGCTGAGGATAAACAGGATGAGATTAAGCCTATCCTTACGAATATGGATAAGACATTAAGTAGTTACATACAAGGGGTCTTAATTGTTTGTTCGTTTATCGGAGTTCTTTACTACATCGGTTTTACGAGTATTGGCTTAGAGTATGCACTTGTTCTAGCGATTTTTGGAATGATCACAAATGTCATTCCGTATCTCGGTCCTTGGATTGGAGCAATCCCATCAGTAACCGTTGCTTTGCTTCATTCTCCGATGATGGCATTGTTTGTGTTAATCATTGTTGTTGTTATTCAACAAATTGAAAGTATCTTTGTTCAACCACAAATTATTGGTAAAAAGATGTCACTTCATCCAGTGACGGTTATGGCACTAGTGTTAGTCGCAGGACGTTTCATCGGTATTGTAGGAATGATCCTAGTGATCCCGATTTATGCGATCGGTAAGGTAATTGTCACTCATCTATATAGATTGTGGAAGGTAAAAGAAGAAGGCAAAAGAAATGATATGAACGAGAGCGTTTAG
- a CDS encoding class I SAM-dependent methyltransferase: MDNTHKFNGKAGIYSLYRPDYPDQLIKDIIEEFHLNKNSLIADIGSGTGIFSKKLLKFQLQVVAVEPNEEMRDVAKSELNEYTRFTSINGTAENTTLEANSIDIITVAQAFHWFNQGKFKKECQRILKPGGKVFIVFNNRDIHSDVSKEIISIFKKYCSDFRGFSNGIEEDLDVYNNFFTTDYSYNSYDFPLLYDKSSFIGRHLSASYALKEGDPLYPQFLEEFSNLFDFYQKDGILHLPNVTKSYWGSV, from the coding sequence ATGGACAACACTCATAAATTTAACGGAAAAGCAGGCATCTATTCTCTGTACCGACCCGATTATCCAGACCAACTCATTAAAGATATAATTGAGGAGTTTCATCTAAACAAGAACTCGCTCATTGCAGATATCGGCTCCGGAACCGGTATCTTCTCTAAGAAGCTATTAAAATTTCAGTTACAAGTAGTTGCTGTTGAGCCAAACGAAGAAATGCGCGATGTTGCGAAAAGTGAGTTAAATGAATATACTCGTTTCACTTCCATTAATGGAACGGCAGAGAATACAACACTAGAAGCTAACAGCATTGATATTATTACGGTTGCCCAAGCCTTTCATTGGTTTAACCAGGGGAAGTTTAAAAAAGAATGCCAGAGAATTTTAAAACCCGGAGGAAAGGTTTTCATCGTGTTCAATAATCGAGACATTCATTCAGACGTTTCCAAGGAGATTATTTCGATATTCAAAAAATATTGTAGCGACTTTCGTGGGTTTTCAAACGGAATTGAAGAAGATCTTGATGTGTATAATAATTTTTTCACTACAGACTACTCCTATAACAGCTATGATTTCCCATTACTTTATGACAAATCAAGTTTTATTGGGCGTCACCTTTCAGCCTCCTACGCCCTGAAAGAAGGTGATCCATTATATCCACAATTTCTAGAAGAGTTTAGTAACCTCTTTGATTTCTATCAAAAAGATGGAATTTTACACTTACCAAATGTCACGAAGAGTTATTGGGGCTCTGTGTAA
- a CDS encoding PhnD/SsuA/transferrin family substrate-binding protein, whose protein sequence is MKFFGWKFLSSVVLSAALLVGCGGQETTKTQTSNTTVAGETVDERADWPKKVRFAVTGIDGMEELQRNYGAFRDIIQDLMGVEFEFFALSDRTIVTTAMEYDQVDMVLSGPSEYVLTKSAVPGAEPLAAIERDQYHTVFIVAEDSKYQTLEDLKGAKIAMKEAGSTSGHIGPSSILIDHGFNLDRDVNILLLGGASVEALKSGEVDAIGDGIRVYNKMVEEDGEGKWRLLHEGPPLPQDPFVASPKLPESFKAEFRRILFEYEEDILNAILASEDNKKYNKASIVEISDADYDLMRKTYSILGIDL, encoded by the coding sequence ATGAAGTTTTTTGGATGGAAGTTTCTGAGTTCGGTAGTTTTAAGTGCTGCTCTTTTAGTTGGCTGTGGTGGTCAGGAAACGACAAAGACACAAACTAGCAATACGACTGTTGCTGGCGAGACAGTTGATGAGAGAGCTGATTGGCCGAAAAAAGTTAGATTTGCAGTAACTGGTATTGATGGGATGGAAGAATTACAAAGGAATTATGGTGCCTTTCGAGATATAATTCAGGATTTAATGGGGGTTGAGTTTGAATTTTTTGCTTTATCAGATCGTACAATTGTCACAACTGCAATGGAATATGACCAAGTCGACATGGTGTTATCTGGTCCATCTGAATACGTTCTTACGAAATCAGCTGTACCTGGTGCTGAGCCATTGGCGGCTATTGAGCGTGACCAATACCACACAGTTTTTATCGTAGCAGAAGATAGTAAGTATCAGACGTTAGAAGATTTAAAGGGTGCCAAGATTGCGATGAAGGAAGCAGGATCTACGTCAGGACATATTGGGCCAAGCTCAATCTTAATTGATCACGGATTTAACTTAGATAGGGATGTAAATATCCTTTTACTAGGTGGTGCTTCTGTTGAAGCGTTAAAATCTGGTGAAGTAGATGCAATTGGTGATGGTATCCGTGTCTACAATAAAATGGTTGAAGAAGATGGTGAAGGTAAATGGAGATTGTTACATGAAGGACCTCCACTTCCTCAAGATCCTTTCGTAGCATCACCAAAATTACCTGAAAGCTTTAAAGCAGAGTTCCGCCGAATCCTATTTGAATACGAGGAAGATATCTTAAATGCCATCTTAGCTAGCGAAGACAATAAAAAATATAACAAAGCGAGTATCGTGGAAATTTCAGATGCTGATTATGACTTAATGAGAAAAACATACAGCATTTTAGGCATTGACTTATAA
- the phnC gene encoding phosphonate ABC transporter ATP-binding protein: MISLKVENISKIYPDGTKALNNVSFTVEPGEAVVLLGHNGSGKSTLFRCITSFEKPSEGSIFIDKTNIIGLSQGQLRPIRKKVGMVFQHFHLINNLSVFQNVLFGALGSVKYSFQAFAPVASPELREKAMECLHRVGLSHLAKRRADQLSGGQQQRVAIARMLLQDPEVVLADEPIASLDPKAGREVMDLLWDVVEERGLSVISILHQMDIAKEYGDRIIALKSGNVVMDDKIKNISEDFLQDLYQHDVDMDLVQETITEKGA, from the coding sequence ATGATTTCTCTAAAAGTAGAGAATATTTCAAAGATCTATCCCGACGGAACAAAAGCTTTAAATAATGTTAGCTTTACTGTAGAACCAGGAGAAGCCGTTGTGTTATTAGGACACAATGGCTCTGGTAAATCTACGTTGTTCCGTTGTATTACTAGCTTTGAAAAGCCGTCAGAAGGAAGTATTTTCATAGATAAAACGAACATTATTGGTCTCAGTCAAGGGCAGTTACGACCAATCCGAAAAAAAGTGGGAATGGTTTTCCAACACTTTCATTTAATTAATAATCTGTCTGTGTTTCAAAATGTGTTGTTTGGAGCTCTTGGATCTGTAAAATATTCTTTTCAAGCATTCGCACCAGTAGCTTCTCCAGAACTACGCGAGAAGGCTATGGAGTGTTTACATAGGGTTGGTTTAAGTCATTTGGCAAAACGCAGAGCGGATCAACTATCTGGTGGGCAACAGCAACGCGTTGCAATTGCTCGGATGTTGCTTCAGGACCCTGAGGTTGTTTTAGCGGATGAGCCAATTGCAAGCTTAGATCCCAAAGCAGGGAGAGAAGTCATGGACTTGCTGTGGGATGTAGTAGAAGAGCGAGGATTATCGGTCATTAGTATTTTGCATCAAATGGATATTGCCAAGGAATATGGTGATAGAATTATTGCCTTAAAAAGTGGAAATGTCGTAATGGACGATAAAATCAAAAATATTAGTGAAGACTTTTTACAGGATTTATACCAACACGATGTAGATATGGACTTAGTCCAAGAAACTATTACGGAGAAAGGTGCGTAA